The Streptomyces uncialis genomic interval GTGGGGGAGTTCCTCGACCGGGTCGTCTCGGACCTCGGCACCGCCATGGGCGGGGTGCTCTGTTCCCTGGGGGTCAGGCTGGGGCTGTTCACCGCGTTGGGCCAGGGCGGTCCGGCCACCGCGACCGAGCTCGCCGAGCGGACGGGACTGCCGGAACGTCAGCTGCTGGAGTGGCTGCGCGGTCTGACCGGCACCGGATACCTCACCCACGACCGTACCGACGGACGGTTCGCCCTGCCCTCGGCCCACGCGGCGGTCCTCGCCTTCGAGGACTCCCCCTTCCATCTCGGCCCCGGGTACGAGCTGCTGCCTCCGCTGGCCGCCGCCGTCGACGCGGTCGCCGCCGGTTTCCGCTCCGGCGGGGGCGTGGCCCGCTCGGCCTACGCGGAGCCGTTGTTCACCGCGATGGAACGGATGAGCGCGACGTGGCTGGACACCCAGCTGGTGTCCCAGTGGATACCCGCTGTCGAGGGACTCCTTCCCGCGCTGGAGCGGGGCGGCGAGGTGGCCGACATCGGGTGCGGCGGCGGCCGGGCCCTGGTACGTATGGCGCGCGCCTTCGGCAACTGCAGGTTCACCGGATACGACCTGCACCGGCCGAACGTCCTGCGCGCTCGCGAGGCCGTCCGTGCCGCGAAGGTGGACGACCGGGTGTCCGTGGAGGAGACGGACGCGGTCGGCGCCCTGGCCGCCGGCACCCGGGCGTCGGGCGATTCCCTCCCGCTCCTGCTGGTGACGATGTTCGACGTGCTGCACGATGTCGCGGCCCCGGAGGAACTGCTGCGCACGGTCCGTGAGTCGCTGTCCCCGGACGGGGCGCTGCTGGTGCTGGAGTCGCTGTCGGCCGACGACCCGGCGGACAACACCGGGCCCCGTTCCACTGTGCTGTACGCCACCAGCACCCTGTACTGCCTGCCGACCTCCCTAGCCGACGGCGCTCCGGGCCTCGGTACGCTCGGTCTGCCCCCGGCCACGCTGCGCCGGATGGCGACGGCGGCGGGATTCGGCCGCGTCGAGCAGGTGCCGACGGCGAACCCGTTCACGGCCCTCTACGCGCTGCGGCCCTAGAGAGCCGGACGGGGCGCGGTCGCGACGGGCTCCGCGACCGGGCAGTCCCTCGGGGGCGGCAACCCCCCGTCGTCCGTTCGTGGCCCGGTCCCGCGGTGTGCGGAACCGGGTCACGCGTTCCTCCGTACCGGGCTCGGCCCGTCCGCTACATGATCCCGTAGCAAGATCGCAGGCCGCTTCGATCCGGCGACCCCGTGGAGCGGACGTCCGTCCTTGGGGCGGGCCGGGTCAGTCCAGTTGTTCCGTCGGGCGCAGCAGTACCTCGTTGACGGCCATGTGCCGGGGGCGGGTCACCACATGGACGATCGTCTCCGCGACATCGGCCGGATCCAGCGGGACCCCGGGGTCGAAGCCACCGGCCAGCCGCTGGAGCACCTCAGGGCGTGAGTGCAGGGGCAGTTCGGTGGCGACGAAGCCGGGTTCGATCACGGCGACCCGTACATGACGGCGCGCCACCTCCTGGCGCAGCGACTCGCTGAAGGCGTTGACCCCGAACTTGGCGGCGTTGTAGACGGCGGTGTTGGGGGTGGCGATCCGTCCGCCGACGGAGCTGATGTTGACGAGGTCGGCGACGTACCGGGGGCCGGTGCCGGCGGCGCGCAGCAGATGGGGCAGTGCCGCACGGGACACCAAGGCTACGCCCAGCAGGTTGAGTTCGAGCATGCGGCGCCATTCCTCGGTGGGCGCGTCCTCGACGGGGCCGAGCAGCAGGACACCGGCGTTGTTCACCACGATGTCCAGTCGCCCCGACTCGGCGACCGCGGCCGCCACGGCGGCTTCCGCGCCGGGCTCGTCGCTCACGTCCGCCTCGACCACCAGGGCGGCGCCGCCTTTGGCCCTGATGTTCTCGGCGACCTGGGTGAGGCGGTCCCGGCGGCGGGCGGCGAGTGCCACCAGGGCACCCCGGGCGGCCAGCGCCCCGGCCACGGCTTCCCCGATCCCGCTGGAGGCGCCCGTCACCAGGGCGGTGGTGCCGGCCAGTCCGGTGGTGGAGGGTGAGTCCGGTGTCTGCGACGTCATGGAGGAGCCCCTTCGTCTGGGTGCGGCTGGTCGGGCGTCGGTCATGGCCCGGTCCGCTCCCCCAGGTCCTGGGGCGGCGGACCGTCATTCAGGCGCGGCTCCGGCCGGTACCGCCGGCGCGGTCGCGCGCCGTGGCGCGTCGAGCAGGCCGAGGAACTCCACGCATCTCTGGACGGCGTCCGCGTGGCCGTCGATCCTGAGACGGCCGGAGAGCAGCGCCTCGAACGGGGTGCGCATCTCCGCCCCGATCCGTACGAACGTCTGGGCGTCGGTGGTCACGACCAGCGCCGGATCGGCCGCAGGTCCGCGGTGGGTGACGGCGCTGCCGCCGCGTACCTCGATATGGAAGACCTCCTCGGCCACGCGGAACTCGTAGCTCTCGTCCACCGAGGGCACCGGCCGGCCGTTGATCATCGCCTGGACGGCGAGGAAGCCCCAGGCCGCCCGGGTGGTGCCGCTGACCGCGTCCTCCTCGGTCAGGAAAGGCATGCCCCAGCGGGCGAGTGCCAGCACCGGCTCCCTGAGCTGCTCGCCCCGGGCGGTGAGCCGGTACTGCTTGCCCCGGCCGTCGCCGCGTACCCCGCCCGCTTCGACCACCCCGTGCTCGGTGAGCGCACGCAGCCGGTCGGAGAGCAGATTGGGGCCGAGTCCGGGCAGATTGTTGAGGATCTCGTTGAACCGGGCCGGGCCGATGAGCAGTTCCCGCACGATCAGCAGGGCCCAGCGTTCACCGATGATGTTCAGCCCGGCAGCGAGTCCGCAGAACTGAGCGTAGTTCCGCTTACCTGTCATGACGCGTCCTCAGTATTCATGCGGAGTCACTACCACTCATAGTAGCAATATCGGCCAGCGTGCTCCAGGTCGGAGCGGCTCTCCCGGCGGCCGGGGTGCGCGGTCGCCGCCCCCGGCGTGAGCAACCTGAGAGAAGGCCGTCTTCGGCCGCGGCACCTAGAGTCGAGCCGCACGTGCCGCCGACGTGCGGTGCGGTCCGCTCACGAACCCGCTCGGGAGGCGCGCGTGAACGATGCGACGGTAACGGAGGCGTTCGTCACCCGTGTCATGGACGACATGAGCGGTGGCATGGTCAGCATCATGTGTGCCCTGGGAGACCAGTTGGGTCTCTTCCGGGCACTGGCCGAGCAGGGCCCCGCCGACAGCGCGGGACTCGCCACGCGGACCGGGCTCGACGAGCGGTATGTACGCGAATGGCTGCTGTGTCTGTCCAGCGCGGGCTA includes:
- a CDS encoding SDR family NAD(P)-dependent oxidoreductase, coding for MTSQTPDSPSTTGLAGTTALVTGASSGIGEAVAGALAARGALVALAARRRDRLTQVAENIRAKGGAALVVEADVSDEPGAEAAVAAAVAESGRLDIVVNNAGVLLLGPVEDAPTEEWRRMLELNLLGVALVSRAALPHLLRAAGTGPRYVADLVNISSVGGRIATPNTAVYNAAKFGVNAFSESLRQEVARRHVRVAVIEPGFVATELPLHSRPEVLQRLAGGFDPGVPLDPADVAETIVHVVTRPRHMAVNEVLLRPTEQLD
- a CDS encoding winged helix-turn-helix transcriptional regulator; amino-acid sequence: MTGKRNYAQFCGLAAGLNIIGERWALLIVRELLIGPARFNEILNNLPGLGPNLLSDRLRALTEHGVVEAGGVRGDGRGKQYRLTARGEQLREPVLALARWGMPFLTEEDAVSGTTRAAWGFLAVQAMINGRPVPSVDESYEFRVAEEVFHIEVRGGSAVTHRGPAADPALVVTTDAQTFVRIGAEMRTPFEALLSGRLRIDGHADAVQRCVEFLGLLDAPRRATAPAVPAGAAPE